The following proteins come from a genomic window of Oncorhynchus mykiss isolate Arlee chromosome 19, USDA_OmykA_1.1, whole genome shotgun sequence:
- the LOC110498042 gene encoding interactor protein for cytohesin exchange factors 1 isoform X3, whose translation MFDNVLAEFRRCKLSFNRNVIVVKIRIFKSRLQAAFPISLAPSMAADDYNPVSLRQKSRRKTRGGNVAMSRRRVSVKELGESDHQGWLYRKKEGKGFLGFKWKKYWFVLKKTSLYWYTNPLAEKAEGYINLTDFMIDRALECKKKFAIKACHPQVMMFYFAADTYEEMNIWLNKLGLASIQYELAEGNTAECYSEASDHEEAETIEAPPPPYSEQMSQDSADVGGPHGSGHQGSLLPPYSFSPPSETNGSFSSPVSTITSQSSVSSLAKHRQSWLDLVSQASPVAGETVVCSVQVHTNQPPQHQRNEGPLQHHQEASSFQDPPGSTAREDFNSREQTEDLAVLEIRTEDVNHEASSDEMERLYIHLKQASLSPIGDRKPSTKRDFRASFIKRCKNQDVNEKLHLIRTLNSTLKAKEADLLTIEQVLSDPDLTSPRFREWKDANTPLLQEICLKHVHQVAAQVEPSAAAANAIAVSFVETSL comes from the exons GCTGCCTTCCCTATATCTCTGGCTCCCTCCATGGCAGCTGATGACTACAACCCT GTTTCCCTGAGACAGAAGTCCAGGAGGAAGACTCGAGGAG GTAATGTGGCAATGAGCAGGCGGAGGGTCTCGGTTAAAGAGCTGGGGGAATCTGACCACCAGGGCTGGCTCTACAGGAAGAAGGAAGGAAAGGGCTTCCTGGGCTTCAAATGGAAGAAGTACTGGTTTGTGCTGAAGAAGActtctctgtactggtacacgaATCCGCTG GCAGAGAAAGCAGAGGGATACATTAACCTGACTGACTTCATGATCGACAGAGCATTGGAGTGCAAGAAAAAATT TGCCATCAAAGCATGTCACCCACAAGTCATGATGTTTTACTTTGCAGCTGATACCTACGAGGAGATGAACAT ATGGTTGAATAAGCTTGGGCTCGCTTCCATCCAATATGAATTGGCAGAGGGCAACACTGCTG AGTGCTACAGCGAGGCGAGTGATCACGAGGAGGCTGAGACAATAGAGGCTCCCCCTCCCCCATACTCAGAGCAGATGAGCCAGGACTCTGCGGATGTGGGTGGTCCACATGGCAGTGGACATCAG GGTAGCCTCCTTCCCCCAtactccttctcccctcccagcGAGACCAATGGATCCTTCTCCTCACCTGTCAGCACGATAACATCACAGAGTTCCGTGTCCTCTCTGGCCAAGCATCGTCAGTCCTGGCTGGACCTGGTCTCGCAGGCCTCTCCTGTTGCCGGGGAAACGGTGGTGTGCTCTGTGCAGGTCCACACAAATCAGCCCCCACAGCATCAGAGGAACGAGGGGCCCCTACAGCACCACCAGGAGGCTTCGTCCTTCCAGGACCCCCCAGGGAGCACAGCCAGGGAAGACTTTAACTCCAGGGAGCAGACAGAGGACTTGGCTGTGCTAGAAATAAGGACAGAAGATG TGAACCACGAAGCCTCGTCTGATGAAATGGAGAGATTGTACATCCACCTCAAGCAGGCCAGCCTCTCTCCCATAGGAGACCGCAAACCATCCACCAAGAGGGACTTCAGAGCCTCCTTTATAAAGCGATGCAAAAACCAGGACGTTAACGAGAAACTGCACCTCATCAGGACCCTCAACAGCACGCTAAAG GCCAAGGAGGCAGACCTGTTGACCATCGAGCAGGTGCTGTCAGACCCTGACCTCACCTCGCCCAGATTCAGGGAATGGAAAGACGCCAACACACCTTTGCTCCAGGAGATCTGTCTCAAGCATGTACACCAGGTGGCAGCACAGGTAGAGCCCTCCGCAGCAGCAGCCAATGCCATCGCTGTCTCCTTTGTGGAGACCAGTTTATAA
- the LOC110498042 gene encoding interactor protein for cytohesin exchange factors 1 isoform X4, protein MLGRFPFCDMCHLVRTSLTMQAAFPISLAPSMAADDYNPVSLRQKSRRKTRGGNVAMSRRRVSVKELGESDHQGWLYRKKEGKGFLGFKWKKYWFVLKKTSLYWYTNPLAEKAEGYINLTDFMIDRALECKKKFAIKACHPQVMMFYFAADTYEEMNIWLNKLGLASIQYELAEGNTAECYSEASDHEEAETIEAPPPPYSEQMSQDSADVGGPHGSGHQGSLLPPYSFSPPSETNGSFSSPVSTITSQSSVSSLAKHRQSWLDLVSQASPVAGETVVCSVQVHTNQPPQHQRNEGPLQHHQEASSFQDPPGSTAREDFNSREQTEDLAVLEIRTEDVNHEASSDEMERLYIHLKQASLSPIGDRKPSTKRDFRASFIKRCKNQDVNEKLHLIRTLNSTLKAKEADLLTIEQVLSDPDLTSPRFREWKDANTPLLQEICLKHVHQVAAQVEPSAAAANAIAVSFVETSL, encoded by the exons GCTGCCTTCCCTATATCTCTGGCTCCCTCCATGGCAGCTGATGACTACAACCCT GTTTCCCTGAGACAGAAGTCCAGGAGGAAGACTCGAGGAG GTAATGTGGCAATGAGCAGGCGGAGGGTCTCGGTTAAAGAGCTGGGGGAATCTGACCACCAGGGCTGGCTCTACAGGAAGAAGGAAGGAAAGGGCTTCCTGGGCTTCAAATGGAAGAAGTACTGGTTTGTGCTGAAGAAGActtctctgtactggtacacgaATCCGCTG GCAGAGAAAGCAGAGGGATACATTAACCTGACTGACTTCATGATCGACAGAGCATTGGAGTGCAAGAAAAAATT TGCCATCAAAGCATGTCACCCACAAGTCATGATGTTTTACTTTGCAGCTGATACCTACGAGGAGATGAACAT ATGGTTGAATAAGCTTGGGCTCGCTTCCATCCAATATGAATTGGCAGAGGGCAACACTGCTG AGTGCTACAGCGAGGCGAGTGATCACGAGGAGGCTGAGACAATAGAGGCTCCCCCTCCCCCATACTCAGAGCAGATGAGCCAGGACTCTGCGGATGTGGGTGGTCCACATGGCAGTGGACATCAG GGTAGCCTCCTTCCCCCAtactccttctcccctcccagcGAGACCAATGGATCCTTCTCCTCACCTGTCAGCACGATAACATCACAGAGTTCCGTGTCCTCTCTGGCCAAGCATCGTCAGTCCTGGCTGGACCTGGTCTCGCAGGCCTCTCCTGTTGCCGGGGAAACGGTGGTGTGCTCTGTGCAGGTCCACACAAATCAGCCCCCACAGCATCAGAGGAACGAGGGGCCCCTACAGCACCACCAGGAGGCTTCGTCCTTCCAGGACCCCCCAGGGAGCACAGCCAGGGAAGACTTTAACTCCAGGGAGCAGACAGAGGACTTGGCTGTGCTAGAAATAAGGACAGAAGATG TGAACCACGAAGCCTCGTCTGATGAAATGGAGAGATTGTACATCCACCTCAAGCAGGCCAGCCTCTCTCCCATAGGAGACCGCAAACCATCCACCAAGAGGGACTTCAGAGCCTCCTTTATAAAGCGATGCAAAAACCAGGACGTTAACGAGAAACTGCACCTCATCAGGACCCTCAACAGCACGCTAAAG GCCAAGGAGGCAGACCTGTTGACCATCGAGCAGGTGCTGTCAGACCCTGACCTCACCTCGCCCAGATTCAGGGAATGGAAAGACGCCAACACACCTTTGCTCCAGGAGATCTGTCTCAAGCATGTACACCAGGTGGCAGCACAGGTAGAGCCCTCCGCAGCAGCAGCCAATGCCATCGCTGTCTCCTTTGTGGAGACCAGTTTATAA